In Maridesulfovibrio sp., a single genomic region encodes these proteins:
- a CDS encoding histidine kinase dimerization/phosphoacceptor domain -containing protein: MEESPKVLTIDDDEGVRISIAHYLEDSGYTVLQACNGSEGLRIFRTEDPDVVLLDLRMPEMDGLSVLEALGQEAPRTPVIIVSGTGSFEDVIATVRLGSWDYIPKPITNLSVLENSIERTRERARLLVENERYKEELERKIRKRTEELQRINKILSEEISAREKSEQLVRASLAEKEVMLKEIHHRVKNNLQVISSLLSLQSGYTDDKEAGALLKECQHRVRSMSMLHEKLYRSQDLSRIDMKEYTLTLINFLLRSYCVEGQIEPHLDINDIHLGIDSAIPCGLIINELVSNALRHAYPEGASGSLDISMNTIGKNIELQVSDNGVGMPEDFTIGSTRTLGMTLVDTLAQQLRGSVSLSNNNGACIQIIFPAKQET, translated from the coding sequence ATGGAAGAATCTCCAAAAGTACTGACTATTGATGACGACGAAGGGGTACGAATATCCATTGCCCACTACCTGGAAGACAGCGGTTACACCGTTCTGCAGGCATGTAACGGATCTGAAGGACTGAGGATTTTCAGAACCGAAGATCCTGACGTAGTACTCCTTGACCTGCGGATGCCCGAAATGGACGGACTCTCTGTTCTTGAGGCCCTTGGGCAGGAAGCACCCCGGACCCCGGTGATCATTGTTTCCGGAACAGGTTCATTTGAAGACGTCATTGCCACAGTTCGCCTGGGATCATGGGACTATATTCCCAAACCCATAACAAATCTTTCAGTTTTGGAAAACTCCATTGAGCGAACCCGGGAAAGGGCCCGGCTGCTGGTGGAAAACGAGCGATACAAAGAAGAACTTGAACGTAAAATCCGTAAACGGACCGAAGAACTTCAGAGAATCAACAAAATCCTGTCCGAAGAAATTTCCGCCAGAGAAAAATCGGAACAACTTGTAAGGGCCTCCCTAGCGGAAAAAGAGGTCATGCTCAAGGAAATTCACCACAGAGTAAAAAACAACCTGCAGGTCATATCAAGCCTGCTCAGCCTGCAAAGCGGATATACGGACGACAAGGAGGCCGGTGCCCTGCTCAAGGAATGTCAGCACAGGGTGCGCTCAATGTCCATGCTGCACGAAAAACTGTATCGGTCGCAGGATCTTTCACGCATCGACATGAAAGAGTATACCTTGACTCTGATCAATTTTCTGCTGCGTTCCTACTGTGTGGAAGGACAGATCGAACCGCACCTCGATATCAACGACATCCATCTGGGAATAGATTCCGCGATTCCCTGCGGACTGATCATCAACGAGCTCGTATCCAACGCACTTCGGCACGCGTACCCGGAAGGTGCTTCCGGCTCTCTGGACATATCCATGAATACAATCGGAAAAAATATTGAGCTTCAGGTTTCCGACAACGGCGTGGGGATGCCGGAGGATTTTACCATAGGCTCCACCAGAACGCTGGGCATGACTCTCGTAGATACACTTGCCCAGCAACTTAGAGGCAGTGTAAGCCTCAGCAATAACAACGGCGCCTGCATACAGATCATCTTCCCGGCCAAACAGGAGACTTGA
- a CDS encoding RidA family protein, whose amino-acid sequence MIVTTVNTDSAPAAIGPYSQATISNGQAYVSGQLGLDPKTGEFVADDVESQARQSLTNIKSILEACGSALTKVVCVDVFLTDMNDFATVNKVYTEFFSVHKPARAAVEVSALPKGGLVEIKCIAAI is encoded by the coding sequence ATGATCGTAACAACGGTGAACACAGACAGCGCTCCGGCAGCAATCGGGCCTTATTCACAGGCCACAATTTCAAACGGACAGGCTTACGTGAGCGGACAGCTCGGACTTGATCCCAAGACAGGCGAATTTGTTGCCGATGATGTGGAATCTCAGGCCCGCCAGTCCCTCACAAACATAAAATCCATCCTTGAAGCCTGCGGAAGTGCCTTGACCAAAGTTGTCTGCGTGGACGTCTTCCTGACCGACATGAATGATTTCGCCACCGTAAACAAGGTCTACACCGAATTCTTTTCCGTCCATAAACCTGCACGGGCTGCAGTGGAAGTAAGCGCGCTCCCCAAGGGGGGACTGGTGGAAATCAAGTGCATCGCCGCCATTTAA
- the ribB gene encoding 3,4-dihydroxy-2-butanone-4-phosphate synthase, giving the protein MNQNLLSQFGNSVQRVENGLQSLREGRGVLVTDNEQRENEGDLIFSAEMLTDSQMAMMIRECSGIVCLCLTEEKIGELDLPMMVETNTSRYQTGFTVTIEAAEGVTTGVSASDRVTTVKAAIADGAGPADLNRPGHVFPLRARAGGVLERGGHTEATVDMMSLAGLKPCGVLCELTNPDGTMARLPEIVDFGLKHNIPVLTVDDIINYRINMERKAS; this is encoded by the coding sequence ATGAATCAGAATCTTTTATCACAATTCGGAAACTCTGTTCAGAGGGTGGAAAACGGACTTCAGTCTTTGCGGGAAGGCCGCGGGGTGCTGGTTACCGATAACGAGCAGCGCGAGAACGAGGGAGACCTTATTTTTTCCGCCGAGATGCTGACCGATTCCCAGATGGCCATGATGATCCGCGAATGCAGCGGAATAGTCTGCCTGTGCCTGACCGAGGAAAAAATCGGGGAGCTGGATCTGCCCATGATGGTGGAAACCAATACCAGCCGTTATCAGACCGGGTTCACTGTTACCATTGAAGCTGCCGAAGGGGTTACCACCGGCGTTTCCGCTTCCGACAGAGTGACCACGGTCAAGGCCGCTATTGCAGATGGTGCCGGACCGGCAGACCTCAATCGCCCCGGACACGTTTTTCCTTTGCGCGCCCGTGCCGGAGGAGTGCTGGAAAGGGGAGGACACACTGAAGCCACCGTTGACATGATGAGCCTTGCCGGGCTCAAGCCTTGCGGTGTTCTCTGCGAACTGACCAATCCTGACGGAACCATGGCCCGCCTGCCGGAAATTGTTGATTTCGGCCTCAAGCACAACATACCGGTTCTTACTGTTGACGATATAATCAACTACAGAATCAATATGGAAAGAAAAGCCTCTTAA
- a CDS encoding PilZ domain-containing protein has product MRIILVSGPGSGREAYIKALREFGVAFDVSESLLDLSEMHNQVRCNGFIIDVPTLLRSGAADKAEANLLMDNFPVLRINYNASSGIRGIPSGRFSGTSGDLKTFILESCNSFPARSLRGTKRANKVLNVILNRDLNSPGSQIEKSVTLNFSTEGGFFFSVSNWKKGDYAWIVVKELDDKTPIKSLVQWVVPWGRLNHFPGIGVQFLNISNQQADQIDEFIRGKKELK; this is encoded by the coding sequence GTGAGAATTATTCTTGTATCCGGCCCTGGATCGGGACGCGAGGCTTATATTAAAGCACTGAGAGAATTCGGTGTTGCTTTTGACGTGTCCGAATCACTGCTGGATCTTTCCGAGATGCACAATCAGGTTAGGTGCAACGGATTCATTATCGATGTGCCTACGCTGCTGCGTTCAGGAGCTGCAGACAAGGCAGAAGCAAATCTTCTGATGGACAATTTTCCTGTGCTCCGTATCAACTACAACGCTTCAAGCGGAATAAGAGGAATTCCTTCGGGGAGGTTTTCCGGGACTTCAGGTGATCTGAAAACCTTTATACTTGAGAGTTGTAACAGTTTTCCGGCCAGGTCTCTGCGGGGTACAAAGAGGGCCAACAAGGTCTTGAATGTTATTCTCAACCGTGATCTCAATTCTCCGGGCAGCCAGATTGAAAAAAGCGTGACGCTCAACTTTTCAACGGAAGGCGGTTTTTTCTTTTCCGTATCCAATTGGAAAAAAGGAGATTACGCGTGGATTGTAGTCAAGGAACTGGATGACAAAACTCCCATAAAATCTTTGGTCCAGTGGGTTGTTCCATGGGGCAGGCTGAATCATTTTCCCGGCATAGGCGTCCAGTTCTTGAATATATCAAATCAGCAGGCGGATCAGATCGATGAATTTATTCGCGGCAAGAAGGAATTGAAATGA
- a CDS encoding STAS domain-containing protein, with translation MELSFKQIDEITVVKIKSQELNHVVSHDFQRLIAPAFDENKFNIALDMASVDFMDSMGIGTLITLRNKLMKEKGCIAMFNISDRVKKIIDIAALHKIFNLYETENEAVEGLKQQLLS, from the coding sequence ATGGAACTCAGCTTTAAACAGATTGATGAAATAACTGTAGTCAAAATCAAATCACAGGAGCTCAATCATGTTGTCAGTCACGATTTTCAGCGCCTGATTGCTCCTGCTTTCGATGAAAACAAATTTAATATAGCTCTGGATATGGCCAGCGTGGATTTCATGGACAGCATGGGCATAGGCACACTCATCACTTTGCGCAACAAGCTGATGAAGGAAAAAGGATGCATCGCCATGTTCAACATCAGCGACCGCGTAAAAAAAATCATAGATATAGCTGCACTACATAAAATATTCAACTTATACGAAACTGAAAACGAGGCCGTAGAAGGACTCAAACAGCAGCTTCTTTCCTAA